A single uncultured Methanolobus sp. DNA region contains:
- a CDS encoding PAS domain S-box protein, with product MPAKTDNTPTFAFDMKSMDLWDDGVIILSPDGNVSFTNKAWNDLSLSYEPASNFTEGSDYFAFYTENSNTKSIEMVRFIEEGIKEVINGRKNSYKTEYSYRYNGKCKWFLLKVHPLSTELPTGVLLQHIDITEQKNKLIENEKLLNDICQIARIGGWEFEVDSGKGAWTTEVARIHEIDPKIPTNADFGLTFYPPGSKEIISEAINNVIEKGRPYDLELELITAKGNHKWVRTTGHPKMSKGKVVKVTGSLQDITDRKLAEKALEMESMKRRILIEQSADGIVILDQNGKVFEANKKFASMLGYTEEEISSLYIWDWDTEYTREQLLEMIILADDVGVVHETKQRCKDGTLIDVEVSGNGAIFGNEKLIFCVCRDITDRKNAEEALIHAKQMAVDASNSKSEFLAIMSHELRTPLNSIIGFSDILAHQIVGELNGKQSEYIEYISNSGKHLLGLINSILDFSKLEAGKMELCCCPFCVGDVVEEVRVTIMPIAERKGITINVSVESDLTMDADKTKIKQILYNLISNSIKFTGEGGTVSIDVKQVDGMIHTSVKDNGIGISSENTARLFEPFKQLSKYSIREQGGTGLGLAIVKKYVEMHKGKIWVQSKTGEGSTFAFVIPVESQIKCLNL from the coding sequence ATGCCTGCAAAAACTGATAATACTCCAACTTTTGCCTTTGACATGAAATCAATGGATCTCTGGGATGATGGTGTAATCATACTGTCACCGGATGGGAATGTATCTTTTACTAACAAAGCCTGGAATGATTTGTCCCTTAGCTATGAACCTGCAAGTAACTTTACCGAAGGTTCCGATTATTTTGCATTTTACACTGAGAATTCCAACACTAAAAGCATTGAGATGGTCAGATTCATAGAAGAGGGAATAAAAGAGGTTATCAATGGTCGCAAAAACTCTTACAAAACAGAATATTCCTATAGATACAATGGTAAATGCAAATGGTTCCTGCTAAAAGTTCATCCTCTTTCCACGGAATTGCCAACAGGAGTTCTTTTGCAGCATATTGACATCACGGAACAAAAGAACAAACTGATTGAGAATGAGAAACTGCTGAATGACATCTGCCAGATAGCCAGAATAGGCGGATGGGAATTTGAGGTAGATTCCGGCAAAGGCGCATGGACAACGGAAGTTGCCAGAATACATGAAATTGATCCAAAAATACCAACAAACGCTGATTTTGGACTGACATTTTATCCGCCTGGTTCAAAAGAGATCATTTCAGAAGCTATCAATAATGTCATAGAAAAAGGACGTCCTTATGACCTTGAACTTGAACTTATAACTGCAAAAGGCAATCATAAATGGGTGCGAACTACCGGCCATCCTAAGATGAGTAAAGGCAAAGTTGTGAAGGTAACCGGCTCTCTTCAGGATATAACTGACCGAAAACTTGCTGAGAAAGCTCTTGAAATGGAGTCCATGAAAAGACGGATACTTATTGAACAGTCTGCAGATGGTATAGTTATCCTGGACCAGAACGGAAAAGTGTTTGAAGCTAACAAGAAATTTGCCAGCATGCTTGGATACACGGAAGAAGAGATAAGTTCACTGTATATCTGGGACTGGGATACCGAATACACCCGTGAGCAGTTATTGGAAATGATAATTCTTGCAGATGATGTGGGTGTGGTGCATGAGACAAAACAAAGATGTAAGGATGGAACACTTATTGATGTGGAAGTAAGTGGAAATGGTGCTATATTTGGTAATGAAAAGCTAATTTTCTGCGTCTGCAGGGATATTACAGACAGGAAGAATGCAGAAGAAGCCCTGATCCACGCAAAACAAATGGCAGTGGATGCAAGCAACAGCAAAAGCGAATTCCTGGCAATAATGAGCCATGAACTGCGAACACCTCTTAATTCAATTATCGGGTTCTCTGATATCCTGGCGCATCAAATCGTGGGTGAACTGAACGGTAAACAATCAGAATACATAGAATACATTTCAAACAGTGGCAAACACCTGCTTGGTCTTATCAATTCTATTCTGGATTTCTCAAAGCTGGAAGCCGGCAAAATGGAGTTATGTTGTTGTCCTTTCTGTGTTGGCGATGTAGTGGAAGAAGTAAGGGTTACAATAATGCCTATTGCAGAGAGAAAAGGCATAACTATCAATGTAAGTGTTGAGTCTGACCTTACAATGGATGCAGACAAAACCAAGATCAAGCAGATCTTGTACAACCTTATCAGCAATTCTATCAAGTTCACGGGAGAAGGAGGAACAGTGAGCATTGATGTCAAACAGGTTGATGGTATGATCCACACAAGTGTAAAGGACAATGGAATCGGTATTTCCAGTGAGAATACTGCCCGCCTTTTTGAACCTTTCAAACAGTTAAGCAAATACAGCATCAGAGAACAGGGTGGAACCGGACTGGGACTTGCAATTGTTAAGAAGTATGTTGAAATGCATAAAGGAAAAATCTGGGTGCAGAGCAAAACCGGCGAAGGTAGTACATTTGCATTTGTGATCCCTGTTGAGTCACAGATAAAGTGCCTGAATCTTTGA
- a CDS encoding MATE family efflux transporter, producing the protein MENDRLEIKDYLAVAIPFIISTITQPLLSAVDTAVVGHLSNVGYIAGITLGAVIFNTMYWLFGFFRVNTTGFAAQSTTKKDNSIVLIRSLIIAVSIGLLFILLRDGIFDMAMNVLSSDNGAETYAKMYFDILIFGAPLVLVNYIILGFLMGKSKIKETLAMQVTGNVLNIILDVIFVMVFKLDIQGVAIATLISIFVSTLIGMHFILKYGSFEKIDIATIFERNGFMEMLSNNLDLIIRTACLLIQINVFTSRSASLGIVILSANGILLQIQGIMAYMFDGIANASSIYSGKAKGTRNFTLLDSVIDITNKCTAGLIVVLMLVYAIFNDYFIAAFTNVEEVIAVAGDYSLWLILYPLFGGFALTYYGIFSGMSMTRYIRNSTIMALMLFLTVFALTMDYSNNGLWIAFLSFCIGRTVFLVINTKKCYE; encoded by the coding sequence TTGGAGAATGACAGACTGGAAATAAAAGATTACCTTGCTGTGGCAATTCCTTTTATTATATCAACAATCACGCAGCCACTTCTAAGTGCAGTTGATACTGCGGTTGTTGGACATTTGTCAAACGTAGGTTATATTGCAGGAATCACACTTGGAGCGGTCATATTCAATACCATGTACTGGTTGTTCGGATTTTTCAGGGTCAACACCACAGGTTTTGCCGCCCAGTCAACTACAAAAAAGGACAACAGTATTGTGCTCATAAGATCTCTTATAATAGCAGTCAGTATTGGACTGTTGTTCATCCTGTTAAGAGATGGGATATTTGACATGGCAATGAATGTGCTCTCATCTGATAACGGAGCTGAGACCTATGCCAAAATGTACTTTGATATACTGATATTCGGAGCTCCACTGGTTCTGGTAAACTACATTATTCTGGGCTTTTTGATGGGGAAAAGCAAAATAAAAGAGACCCTTGCAATGCAGGTTACCGGCAATGTGCTCAATATAATTCTTGATGTTATTTTTGTAATGGTGTTCAAACTGGATATACAGGGTGTGGCAATTGCAACTTTGATATCGATATTTGTGTCTACTCTGATTGGCATGCATTTTATTTTGAAATATGGTTCATTTGAAAAGATAGATATTGCTACCATATTTGAAAGAAATGGTTTCATGGAGATGTTGTCAAATAATCTGGACCTGATCATCAGGACAGCGTGCCTTCTGATACAAATAAACGTATTTACATCAAGAAGTGCTTCACTTGGGATCGTTATTTTGTCTGCCAATGGAATTCTGTTGCAGATACAGGGTATCATGGCTTACATGTTTGATGGGATAGCCAATGCATCCAGTATTTACAGTGGCAAAGCAAAAGGAACCCGCAATTTCACGTTGCTGGATTCAGTTATTGATATAACTAATAAATGCACAGCAGGATTGATAGTAGTATTAATGCTGGTTTATGCCATTTTCAATGACTATTTCATCGCTGCTTTCACAAATGTAGAAGAGGTTATTGCTGTTGCTGGTGATTACAGTTTGTGGCTGATATTATATCCTTTGTTTGGAGGTTTTGCTCTTACATATTATGGTATTTTCTCAGGGATGAGCATGACCAGATACATCAGGAATTCGACAATAATGGCTTTAATGCTATTTTTGACAGTTTTCGCACTAACGATGGATTATAGTAACAATGGGCTCTGGATTGCATTTTTGTCATTCTGCATTGGAAGGACTGTATTTTTGGTGATCAATACGAAGAAATGTTATGAGTAA
- a CDS encoding ABC transporter ATP-binding protein: MKILETEDLCKVYGDDSGNSLHALKNVNIHAEKGEVVGIVGESGCGKSTFANIIACIVKSTSGSVLFNGQDITCMNNKERREYYKSFQMVFQDPLDTFSPKMTVGRYMIEPCLNFKLMDRKSAKKYAEELLVTVGLDRKYMKKYPSELSGGELQRVVIARAIGLKPELMVFDECTSALDVSIQQKIVNLIMDLQKERGFTILFITHNLVLAENICNRIYVMQSGEVVDVLNKGDFENPSHPYTKNLIDSIFTIEQVKEKAL; the protein is encoded by the coding sequence ATGAAAATTCTGGAAACTGAGGATCTGTGTAAGGTCTATGGAGATGATTCCGGTAACAGTTTACATGCACTGAAAAATGTGAACATACACGCAGAAAAGGGTGAAGTTGTAGGTATTGTCGGTGAGAGTGGTTGTGGCAAAAGCACTTTTGCAAATATCATTGCATGCATTGTGAAAAGCACATCAGGGTCAGTCCTGTTCAACGGACAGGACATAACATGTATGAACAATAAAGAACGCAGGGAATATTACAAAAGTTTCCAGATGGTGTTCCAGGATCCTCTTGATACCTTCAGCCCGAAAATGACAGTTGGACGCTATATGATAGAACCATGTCTTAATTTCAAACTTATGGACCGGAAAAGTGCGAAAAAATACGCTGAAGAACTGCTTGTTACTGTGGGTCTGGACAGGAAATACATGAAGAAGTATCCATCAGAATTAAGTGGTGGAGAACTTCAAAGAGTGGTTATTGCGCGTGCCATAGGACTAAAACCTGAACTTATGGTCTTTGATGAATGTACGTCTGCTCTTGATGTTTCCATACAGCAGAAAATTGTTAATTTGATTATGGATCTGCAAAAAGAAAGAGGATTTACAATTTTGTTCATAACACATAATCTGGTTCTGGCGGAAAACATATGCAACCGGATCTATGTGATGCAGAGCGGTGAGGTAGTTGATGTTCTGAACAAAGGTGATTTTGAGAATCCGTCCCATCCTTACACAAAAAACCTGATAGACTCCATATTTACAATTGAACAAGTGAAAGAAAAGGCATTATAA
- a CDS encoding ABC transporter ATP-binding protein, with amino-acid sequence MPTILEVNDLTVSYGGQKILNNVNVDLQQGEILGIVGESGSGKTTLIKAILDILPSSGVIEAGKITLCDKCINKLNKEELRNLRGNDIAMIFQNPGTYLNPIKKISTQFAETIMSHKNVSRSEADELIRSTILKMNLSDPERVMNSYPFELSGGMLQRVYIAMAMALQPKIILADEPTSALDVSVSRVIVEEMMKLRNMEGTSFIVVTHDIGIAAHLADRIVVMKNGEVVEIGKPEDIVRNPQAEYTKLLIAAIPTVRRLN; translated from the coding sequence ATGCCTACAATTCTAGAGGTCAATGACTTAACTGTGAGCTATGGCGGACAAAAGATACTGAATAATGTGAATGTGGACCTTCAGCAGGGAGAGATCCTTGGTATCGTTGGAGAAAGCGGAAGCGGTAAAACCACGCTGATCAAAGCCATACTTGACATCCTGCCATCCAGCGGAGTTATTGAAGCTGGAAAGATCACATTGTGTGACAAGTGTATCAACAAACTGAACAAGGAAGAATTGCGCAATCTTCGTGGCAATGACATTGCGATGATATTTCAAAATCCGGGAACCTATCTCAATCCTATCAAAAAGATATCAACCCAGTTTGCAGAAACCATTATGAGCCACAAGAATGTCAGCAGATCAGAAGCAGATGAATTGATAAGGTCAACAATTCTGAAAATGAATCTATCTGATCCAGAAAGGGTAATGAACAGTTATCCGTTTGAGCTGAGTGGAGGAATGTTGCAGCGAGTTTACATCGCAATGGCAATGGCACTTCAGCCAAAGATCATATTGGCAGATGAACCTACAAGTGCACTTGACGTGTCAGTTAGCAGGGTAATAGTTGAAGAGATGATGAAACTCAGGAACATGGAAGGAACCAGTTTCATTGTGGTCACTCATGATATAGGGATAGCAGCTCATCTTGCAGACCGTATTGTTGTAATGAAGAACGGAGAGGTTGTAGAAATAGGAAAACCAGAGGATATTGTGAGAAATCCTCAAGCAGAATACACAAAATTGTTAATAGCTGCAATACCCACCGTGAGAAGGCTGAATTAA
- a CDS encoding ABC transporter substrate-binding protein, which produces MNKYLLIMLALICVSVSGCVSEDSTSMQLSNVYSDENVLNMALFWLDSDVDPINGWNGWTLTRCGIGENLIQIDENMNFKPSIADSYEVVDEYTTIFHIREGVTFHNAKAVDAAACKASIERALEESDRSDVKFPVESITADGQNLTIKTGEPCGTILNKLADSVFIIVDASVADEEDFKYKPICTGAFKIEEFDADTGLVLSKHEGHWSGITNVDTVNVKYIQDGSTRTMALQANEIDFATQLSKHDLELFEDNEDFVVQKGPNLRIFLLRLNFEKPYMKELAFRQALCYGMDKETYATELVGGTPAKGPFNELLPFGYTGEDYYQYNPEKANELLDELGYLDTDGDGIRECNGENIVLQYISRTNHGADANNIGIAMQQQYKEIGIGMEVSQMENYADLANNGDFDMLWERWTSAPTGDCQYFIESGYVTDAAGNYGKYSNVALDTINEELDLTLNKDSRDALGLEATELMMEDVASLFIYYQEGNVVTSKNVEGVERFISEIYYIDDRVTVSDA; this is translated from the coding sequence ATGAATAAGTATTTGTTAATAATGCTGGCCTTGATCTGCGTGAGCGTTTCAGGATGCGTTTCAGAAGACAGCACTTCCATGCAGTTAAGCAATGTTTATAGTGATGAGAATGTGCTTAATATGGCACTTTTCTGGTTAGACAGTGATGTTGATCCCATAAACGGCTGGAATGGCTGGACTTTAACAAGATGTGGAATTGGTGAAAATCTCATCCAGATAGATGAGAACATGAATTTCAAACCATCAATTGCCGACAGCTATGAAGTTGTCGATGAATATACAACCATTTTCCATATTAGGGAGGGAGTTACATTCCACAACGCAAAGGCAGTAGATGCAGCAGCATGTAAAGCATCCATTGAAAGAGCACTTGAAGAGTCAGACAGAAGTGACGTGAAGTTCCCTGTTGAAAGCATAACTGCTGACGGGCAAAACCTTACAATAAAGACAGGTGAACCATGCGGTACCATACTTAACAAACTTGCAGATAGTGTTTTCATTATAGTGGATGCTTCAGTTGCAGATGAAGAGGATTTCAAGTACAAACCAATATGTACAGGAGCTTTCAAGATCGAAGAGTTTGATGCTGATACGGGTCTGGTCCTGAGCAAACATGAAGGACACTGGTCAGGCATAACAAATGTGGACACTGTCAATGTCAAATACATACAGGATGGAAGTACACGTACCATGGCACTCCAGGCCAACGAGATCGACTTTGCAACCCAGCTTAGCAAACACGACCTCGAATTATTTGAGGATAATGAGGATTTCGTAGTCCAAAAAGGACCAAACCTCAGAATATTCTTACTGAGACTCAATTTTGAAAAACCATACATGAAAGAACTGGCTTTCAGACAGGCATTATGTTATGGAATGGATAAGGAAACCTATGCCACTGAACTTGTAGGTGGTACACCTGCAAAAGGTCCGTTCAACGAGCTTTTACCATTCGGATATACAGGCGAGGATTATTACCAGTACAATCCTGAAAAAGCAAATGAGTTGCTGGATGAACTGGGGTATCTGGATACAGATGGAGATGGCATCAGGGAGTGTAATGGGGAAAACATAGTCCTTCAATATATTTCCAGAACAAACCATGGTGCAGATGCCAACAATATTGGAATTGCAATGCAGCAGCAGTATAAAGAAATAGGTATTGGAATGGAAGTTTCCCAGATGGAGAACTATGCTGATCTGGCAAACAACGGTGATTTTGATATGTTATGGGAAAGGTGGACATCAGCTCCAACAGGTGATTGCCAGTATTTCATTGAGTCCGGGTATGTCACAGATGCCGCCGGAAATTATGGTAAATACAGCAATGTAGCACTTGATACCATTAATGAGGAACTGGACTTGACATTGAATAAAGACAGCAGGGATGCACTGGGACTTGAAGCTACCGAACTTATGATGGAAGATGTAGCTTCCCTGTTCATCTACTACCAGGAAGGCAATGTTGTTACAAGCAAAAATGTAGAAGGTGTGGAACGTTTCATTTCTGAGATATACTACATCGATGACAGGGTAACAGTATCAGATGCCTGA
- the nikC gene encoding nickel transporter permease, with the protein MSKYTNVIILSALAASIVSIALIAPSIAPNDPYETDFKNILTEPGSKYPLGTDQVGRCILSRILYGANVSLGITFALLSLVFVSGVSIGMVAGMKGGIIDDAIMRLADIVLAFPDIVLAIAIVGVLGSNIINMIIGLSLVWWTKYARLTRVSVMKVKGSTYVSAARMAGAGNIKLITHYILPNIATALIVQFVLDISGMMLAISSMSFLGLGVQPPMPEWGNMLNEGRTYFQTAPWLLTYPGLAIFITVTVFNLLGDSVRDILSKEQT; encoded by the coding sequence ATGAGTAAGTATACTAATGTGATCATACTGTCGGCACTGGCAGCAAGTATTGTATCAATTGCATTGATCGCACCTTCAATTGCTCCTAATGACCCTTATGAAACAGATTTCAAAAATATCCTTACCGAACCTGGAAGCAAGTATCCTCTGGGTACTGATCAGGTTGGAAGGTGCATCCTGTCAAGGATACTCTATGGAGCCAATGTTTCCCTTGGTATTACATTTGCACTTCTGAGCCTTGTTTTTGTGAGTGGTGTTTCCATTGGAATGGTAGCGGGAATGAAGGGCGGAATCATAGATGATGCAATAATGAGACTTGCAGATATCGTACTGGCTTTCCCTGATATAGTACTTGCAATTGCCATTGTTGGGGTTTTGGGTAGCAATATAATCAACATGATAATTGGTCTGTCACTTGTCTGGTGGACGAAATATGCAAGACTGACCAGAGTTTCTGTGATGAAGGTAAAGGGCAGTACCTATGTAAGTGCAGCAAGAATGGCTGGTGCCGGTAACATAAAACTGATCACACATTATATCTTGCCAAACATTGCCACAGCTCTGATAGTCCAGTTCGTACTGGACATAAGTGGGATGATGCTTGCTATTTCCAGTATGTCGTTTTTGGGTCTAGGTGTTCAGCCACCTATGCCAGAATGGGGTAACATGCTCAATGAAGGGCGTACCTATTTCCAGACAGCTCCATGGCTGCTGACCTATCCCGGGCTTGCTATTTTCATAACTGTCACAGTTTTCAACCTGCTTGGTGACAGTGTAAGAGATATTTTGAGCAAGGAGCAGACATGA
- a CDS encoding ABC transporter permease, translated as MLGATFLTFAITFIAPSDPAEMMYSSRDIVPSDEMLEQTREEMGLNDPFLIQYGRWLTDISRGDLGYSYSLRTDVSEILSQKIGKTVCLACVAIVILFVSSFIFGVIAAIYKNRLIDHIIKILSILSISIPSFWLGLILIYHFVVRLHLFRITDCTQPSSVILPALTLAIPLIGRYTMQIRAEVLDELGSNYVLGARTRGIKESKIIFSHVIPNTLVNIITLFGMTIAFLLGGTAIVEIIFSWPGLGSMALEAINHRDYVLLQAYVLLMALIYVGMNFVVDVATQIIDPRVNIFGGGRNHE; from the coding sequence ATGTTAGGAGCAACCTTCCTGACATTTGCAATTACATTCATAGCACCAAGTGATCCTGCTGAGATGATGTATTCCTCCAGGGACATAGTTCCATCTGATGAAATGCTAGAGCAGACAAGAGAAGAGATGGGCCTGAATGATCCGTTTTTGATACAATACGGCAGATGGTTGACTGATATATCCAGAGGTGATCTGGGATATTCATACAGTCTGAGAACAGATGTTTCAGAAATCTTATCACAAAAGATAGGTAAAACAGTTTGTCTTGCATGTGTTGCTATTGTAATTCTATTTGTCTCATCGTTTATTTTTGGTGTAATAGCTGCAATATATAAGAACAGGTTAATTGATCACATTATCAAGATCCTGTCAATACTCAGCATCTCTATTCCAAGTTTCTGGCTGGGACTTATCCTGATATATCATTTTGTTGTCCGGTTACATCTGTTCAGGATAACTGACTGCACACAACCAAGTAGTGTAATACTTCCCGCTCTTACACTTGCAATACCCCTTATCGGAAGATATACCATGCAGATAAGGGCGGAGGTACTGGATGAGCTGGGCAGTAACTATGTTTTAGGTGCAAGGACAAGAGGGATCAAAGAATCAAAAATAATATTTTCACATGTTATCCCGAACACACTTGTCAATATTATAACTTTATTTGGTATGACAATTGCTTTCCTGCTTGGCGGAACTGCAATTGTAGAGATTATCTTTTCATGGCCGGGTCTGGGTTCAATGGCCCTGGAAGCAATAAATCACAGGGATTACGTTCTGCTTCAGGCATACGTTCTGCTTATGGCTCTCATCTATGTTGGAATGAACTTTGTTGTGGATGTAGCGACCCAGATCATCGATCCGAGGGTCAATATATTCGGTGGGGGCAGGAATCATGAGTAA
- a CDS encoding cation transporter dimerization domain-containing protein, giving the protein MIKNDGFEVEGVTDCHKIRSRGAQGNIFVDLHVQVDPEMPTHKSHTIAHIDQHRIKENFNGIEEVLVHVEPSENISL; this is encoded by the coding sequence ATGATTAAAAACGATGGCTTTGAAGTGGAAGGCGTAACAGATTGCCATAAAATAAGGAGCAGAGGTGCACAGGGAAATATCTTTGTTGATCTTCATGTCCAGGTTGATCCTGAAATGCCTACTCATAAGTCACATACGATTGCTCATATTGATCAACATCGTATAAAGGAAAATTTCAATGGCATTGAAGAAGTTCTTGTACATGTTGAACCTTCTGAAAATATATCACTGTAG